In Halomicrobium zhouii, the sequence CGTCTCCGACGTGCAGAGTTCGCGGGTGACGCCCGTGCGCGAACTCGCGGACTTCGCCCGGGTGGAACTGGACGCAGGGGACGCGGCCGAAGTCACACTCGGCGTGGACGTGAGCGACTTCGGCGTCCGCCAGCCCGACGGCGAGCGCGTCGTCGAACCGGGCGCGTTCGAGGTCCAGATCGGCGACGAGACGGCGAGGTTCGCGGTGGCCGAGTGAACCGACGGGTGCCGTGACGTTCAGTACACGTAGCGGATGACGAACCGGGCGACGCCGACAACGTACGCAAGTATCCAGAAGATGACGTAGCCGAAGACGCCGATGCGGACGCGGGAGCGCCAGTGGCTCATCGTCGGCCCGCCGATCTCGTCGAGCAGCACGTCCTCGTCGTACTCCTCGTAGAGGTCGTGTTCGAACTTCGCGCGGAAGATGCGGACGATGCCGGTGAAACCGAACGCGAGCATGGCGTAGGCCTGCAGACCGAGGATGGCGTGCAGCGCCGAGAGGCCGCCGAACTGGTCTGGCAGTCGCGGGGCCATCCAGAAGACCAGCGGGACGGTCGTCAGGATCAGGCCGGTGACGACGAACTTGAGGTGGTGCATCAGCACGCCCCAGGTGACCGGCTCCGTCTCGATGATGTAGTAGGCGCCGTAGAGGAAGCAGGGCAGGCTCAGTGTGACGGCGACGAGCACGACCGTCGAGATTGCGGCCGGCGAGAGGCCCTGCATGGCCCCGGCTTGGCGGGTGGGTCGCTAAAGGATGCCGAAGTCGGTCCGGACGCCGGTGCGGTGGCGTCTAGTTGGCCTGCTCGGTCGCCCAGTCCAGTAGTGGCCCGACCGAACCGATGTCGTCCGCGAGGGCGAC encodes:
- a CDS encoding DUF7321 family protein; protein product: MQGLSPAAISTVVLVAVTLSLPCFLYGAYYIIETEPVTWGVLMHHLKFVVTGLILTTVPLVFWMAPRLPDQFGGLSALHAILGLQAYAMLAFGFTGIVRIFRAKFEHDLYEEYDEDVLLDEIGGPTMSHWRSRVRIGVFGYVIFWILAYVVGVARFVIRYVY